Below is a genomic region from Elusimicrobiota bacterium.
AAGGAGGAGACGCTGCCGCGCATCTACGGAGGCGTGATGGCCCCGGTGGCGCTCAACCCGGGCTCCGTCGGCCAGCCCCGCGACCAGGACCCCCGCGCCTCGTGCGGCCTGTACGACTCCGAGAAGGGCACGTTCCGGATATTCCGCGTGCCCTACGACGTCACGGGGGTCCAGAACAAGATCCGCGCCGCGGGGCTTCCCGAGTACCTCGCCCTGCGCCTCGCCTACGGCCAGTAGCGAACGGGACGTTTATCGGAAGAAGTCCCGCACCATCCGGATCAGGCCCTCGGTCGACTTCCCGGGGATCTCCTCGCCCTCCCAGTTGATGGAGAAGTGCGCGTTGCGCTGGGTGGGCTTGACGTAGGTCTCGTACATCGGCAGCACCGTCGTCAGGATCTGGTGCTTGGCGCCCTCCACGTCGCGCCCGCGCTCGGTGATGTCGCGCGAGATGCGGCGCAGGGCCGCGGTGGCGATGCCCGTCGAGACGAAGATCTTGTAGTCGTACAGGTCGAGCAGCTCCTTCGGGTGCAGCGCGTAGAGGCCCTCCACGACGATGATCTGCGCGGGCTCCAGGCGCTCGGTCTCGTGCTTTCGCGTGTAGGCCTTGAAGTCGTAGATCGGCTGCTCGATCGCCTCGCCCGCCCGCAGCTGGTGGAGCTGCTCGAGCGCCAGCTCGAAGTCGATCGCGTGGGGGTGGTCGAAGTTG
It encodes:
- the udk gene encoding uridine kinase, whose product is MSAKRKFIMGVAGGSGSGKTTFARAVLEQSRAAGITGRMFSLDNYYRPLGHLSLEERTAYNFDHPHAIDFELALEQLHQLRAGEAIEQPIYDFKAYTRKHETERLEPAQIIVVEGLYALHPKELLDLYDYKIFVSTGIATAALRRISRDITERGRDVEGAKHQILTTVLPMYETYVKPTQRNAHFSINWEGEEIPGKSTEGLIRMVRDFFR